A region from the Lysobacter antibioticus genome encodes:
- the crp gene encoding cAMP-activated global transcriptional regulator CRP: MSANPVAPLTALRRTNSPLLPDGATIERFLAHCHRRRYPSRTEVFRPGDPASTLYYVVSGSVSIITEEEDGRELVLGYFGPGEFVGELCLFIESDHREVILRTRSTCELAEIGHERLYDLLLTRLSLDAPKLLYAIGAQISRRLLDTSRKAGRLAFLDVTDRIVRALHDLAKEPEAMSHPQGTQLRVSRQELSRLVGCSREMAGRVLKKLQADGKLHARGKTVVLYGTR, translated from the coding sequence ATGTCCGCCAACCCGGTAGCCCCCTTGACTGCATTACGCAGAACCAATAGCCCGTTGTTGCCGGACGGCGCAACGATCGAACGCTTCCTGGCCCATTGCCACCGTCGTCGTTACCCGTCCCGCACGGAGGTGTTTCGCCCCGGGGATCCGGCCAGCACGCTGTATTACGTCGTCTCAGGCTCGGTGAGCATCATCACCGAGGAAGAGGACGGCCGTGAACTGGTCCTGGGCTATTTCGGCCCCGGCGAGTTCGTCGGCGAGCTCTGCCTGTTCATCGAGAGCGACCATCGCGAGGTGATCCTGCGAACGCGCAGCACCTGCGAACTGGCCGAAATCGGACACGAGCGCCTCTACGACCTGCTGCTGACCCGGCTCTCGCTGGACGCGCCCAAGCTGCTGTATGCGATCGGCGCGCAGATTTCCCGGCGCCTGCTCGACACCAGCCGCAAGGCCGGCCGCTTGGCCTTCCTCGACGTCACCGACCGCATCGTCCGTGCCCTGCACGACCTTGCCAAGGAACCCGAGGCCATGAGCCATCCGCAGGGCACCCAGTTGCGGGTGTCGCGCCAGGAGCTTTCGCGCCTGGTCGGCTGCTCGCGCGAGATGGCCGGCCGCGTGCTCAAGAAGCTGCAGGCCGACGGCAAGCTGCACGCCCGAGGCAAGACCGTCGTCCTCTACGGGACCCGTTAA
- the coq7 gene encoding 2-polyprenyl-3-methyl-6-methoxy-1,4-benzoquinone monooxygenase, protein MTTRELSPLDRVLSEAQRALDTVFGAPGAERPNPAGNTAELVLEPDERRHSAGLMRINHVGEVCAQALYCGQAAVARDESTRGHLLEAAQEETDHLAWCADRLRELDSRPSLLNPLWYAGSFAIGALAGLRGDGWNLGFVVETERQVEAHIDEHLQSLPEGDQRSRAILRTMKADEARHAENAEAAGARILPMPVPALMAAASKLMKAVAYRV, encoded by the coding sequence ATGACGACCCGCGAACTCAGCCCCCTGGACCGCGTGCTCAGCGAAGCACAGCGCGCGCTCGATACCGTATTCGGCGCCCCGGGCGCCGAACGCCCGAACCCTGCCGGCAACACCGCCGAACTGGTGCTCGAACCCGACGAGCGCCGTCATTCGGCCGGCCTGATGCGGATCAACCACGTCGGCGAGGTCTGCGCCCAGGCCCTGTACTGCGGCCAGGCCGCGGTCGCCCGCGACGAGTCCACCCGCGGCCACCTGCTCGAAGCCGCCCAGGAGGAGACCGACCACCTGGCCTGGTGCGCCGATCGCCTGCGCGAACTCGACAGCCGCCCGAGCCTGCTGAACCCGCTGTGGTACGCCGGCAGCTTCGCCATCGGCGCCCTCGCCGGGCTGCGCGGCGACGGCTGGAACCTGGGCTTCGTGGTCGAGACCGAGCGCCAGGTCGAGGCCCACATCGACGAGCACCTGCAGTCGCTGCCCGAAGGCGACCAGCGCAGCCGGGCGATCCTGCGGACCATGAAGGCCGACGAAGCCCGCCATGCCGAGAACGCCGAAGCCGCCGGCGCACGCATCCTGCCGATGCCGGTGCCGGCGCTGATGGCGGCGGCATCCAAGCTGATGAAGGCCGTGGCTTACCGGGTCTGA
- the trpC gene encoding indole-3-glycerol phosphate synthase TrpC, which translates to MSDILNTILARKHEEIEQRSRVRSLADLRARAASQAPARGFVDAIKRKHAAGEAAVIAEVKKASPSKGLIRADFKPAEIARSYEAGGAACLSVLTDVDFFQGSNAYLGEARGACSLPVLRKDFTVDPYQIYEARMIGADAILLIVAALEDGPMIEMAGLAMELGMDVLVEVHDIDELERALQTDCELIGVNNRNLRTFEVSLDTTIALRAAVPRDRTLVTESGIATAADVERMRGAGVETFLVGESFMRERDPGAALRRLFAA; encoded by the coding sequence ATGAGCGACATCCTCAACACCATCCTCGCGCGCAAGCACGAGGAGATCGAACAACGCAGCCGGGTGCGCTCGCTCGCCGACCTGCGCGCGCGCGCGGCTTCGCAGGCGCCGGCGCGCGGTTTCGTCGACGCGATCAAGCGCAAGCACGCTGCCGGCGAGGCCGCGGTCATCGCCGAGGTCAAGAAGGCCAGTCCGTCCAAGGGCCTGATCCGCGCCGACTTCAAGCCGGCCGAGATCGCCCGCAGCTACGAGGCCGGCGGCGCGGCCTGTTTGTCGGTGCTGACCGACGTCGATTTCTTCCAGGGCAGCAACGCCTACCTCGGCGAAGCCCGCGGTGCCTGCTCGCTGCCGGTGCTGCGCAAGGACTTCACCGTCGACCCGTACCAGATCTACGAAGCGCGCATGATCGGCGCCGACGCGATCCTGCTGATCGTCGCCGCGCTCGAGGACGGGCCGATGATCGAGATGGCCGGGCTGGCGATGGAGCTGGGCATGGACGTGTTGGTCGAGGTCCACGACATCGACGAGCTCGAACGCGCGCTGCAGACCGATTGCGAGCTGATCGGCGTGAATAACCGCAATCTGCGCACTTTCGAGGTCTCGCTGGACACCACCATCGCCTTGCGCGCCGCGGTACCGCGCGACCGCACCCTGGTGACCGAAAGCGGCATCGCCACGGCGGCCGACGTCGAGCGCATGCGCGGCGCCGGCGTCGAAACCTTCCTCGTCGGCGAAAGCTTCATGCGCGAACGCGACCCGGGCGCGGCGCTGCGGCGGTTGTTCGCGGCGTGA
- the trpD gene encoding anthranilate phosphoribosyltransferase, producing MPLTAQEALQRTIEHREIFHDEMVDLMRMIMRGEISPTMTAAILTGLRVKKETVGEIAGAATVLREFARPVQVNDRTHLVDIVGTGGDGAHTFNISTASMFVVAAAGAKVAKHGNRSVSSKSGSADVLEALGAAIELQPEQVSQCIDRAGIGFMFAPVHHPAMKVVAPVRREMGVRTLFNILGPLTNPADAPSILMGVFHPDLVGIQVRVLQEMGAQRALVVWGRDGMDELSLGAGTLVGELRDGVVREYEVHPEDYGIAMAASRNLRVADAAESKTMLLQALENRDGLPREIVALNSGAALYAAGVAESIADGIERARTALASGAARAKLDEFVALTRELAGA from the coding sequence ATGCCTCTCACCGCCCAAGAAGCCCTGCAACGCACGATCGAGCACCGCGAGATCTTCCACGACGAAATGGTCGATCTGATGCGCATGATCATGCGCGGCGAGATCTCGCCGACCATGACCGCGGCGATCCTCACCGGCCTGCGGGTCAAGAAGGAAACCGTCGGCGAAATCGCCGGCGCGGCGACGGTGTTGCGCGAATTCGCGCGGCCGGTGCAGGTCAACGATCGCACCCATCTGGTCGACATCGTCGGCACCGGCGGCGACGGCGCCCACACCTTCAATATTTCCACCGCGAGCATGTTCGTGGTCGCCGCGGCCGGGGCCAAGGTGGCCAAGCACGGCAATCGCAGCGTGTCGTCGAAGTCGGGCAGCGCCGACGTGCTGGAAGCGCTGGGCGCAGCGATCGAGCTGCAGCCCGAGCAGGTCAGCCAGTGCATCGACCGCGCCGGCATCGGCTTCATGTTCGCGCCGGTGCATCACCCGGCGATGAAGGTGGTCGCGCCGGTGCGGCGCGAGATGGGCGTGCGCACTCTGTTCAACATCCTCGGCCCGCTGACCAACCCGGCCGATGCGCCGAGCATCCTGATGGGCGTGTTCCATCCCGACCTGGTCGGCATCCAGGTGCGCGTGCTGCAGGAAATGGGCGCGCAACGCGCGCTAGTGGTGTGGGGGCGCGACGGCATGGACGAGTTGTCGCTCGGCGCCGGCACCCTGGTCGGCGAACTGCGCGACGGCGTGGTGCGCGAGTACGAAGTGCACCCGGAGGATTACGGCATCGCGATGGCGGCCAGCCGCAACCTGCGCGTCGCCGACGCGGCCGAGTCGAAGACCATGTTGCTGCAGGCGCTGGAGAACCGCGACGGCCTGCCGCGCGAGATCGTCGCGCTGAATTCCGGCGCCGCGCTGTACGCCGCGGGCGTGGCCGAGAGCATCGCCGACGGCATCGAACGCGCACGCACGGCGCTGGCCTCCGGCGCCGCGCGCGCCAAGCTCGACGAGTTCGTCGCGCTGACGCGGGAATTGGCGGGGGCGTGA
- the speD gene encoding adenosylmethionine decarboxylase yields MVKPLPRLRLQGFNNLTKALSFNIYDVCFAASEDERGRYIEYIDEAYNADRLTQILTDVAEIIGANILNIARQDYDPQGASVTILISEEPVIDKKAAGKEIISDAVVAHMDKSHITVHTYPETHPDSGIATFRADIDVATCGVISPLKALNYLIESFQSDIVVMDYRVRGFTRDIKGKKHYIDHKINSIQDYLAKNIKSRYEMIDVNVYQENIFHTKMHLKEFDLDTYLFEEKAKNLSFKERMKIEARLRREIEELYHGRNLVD; encoded by the coding sequence GTGGTCAAGCCGTTGCCGCGCCTGCGGTTGCAGGGTTTTAACAACCTCACCAAGGCCCTCTCGTTCAATATCTACGATGTTTGCTTTGCCGCCTCGGAAGACGAGCGCGGGCGCTATATCGAATACATCGACGAGGCGTACAACGCCGACCGCCTCACCCAGATCCTCACGGATGTGGCGGAAATCATCGGCGCCAACATCCTCAATATCGCCCGCCAGGACTACGACCCCCAGGGCGCTTCGGTGACGATCCTGATCTCCGAGGAACCGGTGATCGACAAAAAGGCGGCCGGCAAGGAGATCATCTCCGACGCCGTGGTCGCCCACATGGACAAGTCCCACATCACCGTCCACACCTATCCGGAGACCCACCCGGACAGCGGCATCGCGACCTTCCGGGCCGATATCGACGTGGCGACCTGCGGCGTGATTTCGCCGCTTAAGGCCTTGAATTACCTGATCGAAAGCTTCCAGTCCGACATCGTGGTGATGGACTACCGGGTGCGCGGCTTCACCCGCGACATCAAGGGCAAGAAGCACTACATCGACCACAAGATCAACTCGATCCAGGATTACCTGGCCAAGAACATCAAGTCGCGTTACGAGATGATCGACGTCAACGTCTACCAGGAAAATATCTTCCACACGAAGATGCACCTGAAGGAATTCGACCTCGACACCTACCTGTTCGAGGAAAAGGCCAAGAACCTCTCGTTCAAGGAGCGCATGAAGATCGAGGCGCGTCTGCGCCGCGAGATCGAAGAGCTCTACCACGGCCGCAACCTGGTCGACTGA
- a CDS encoding antibiotic biosynthesis monooxygenase family protein produces the protein MSARFAELPQPPYYAVIFSSQRSDGDDAGYGEAAERMVELAAQQPGFLGVESTRGSDGFGITVSYWSDEAAIAAWKRQAEHAATRAYGREHWYRHFELRVAKVERAYGSKGKA, from the coding sequence ATGTCCGCCCGCTTCGCCGAACTACCGCAACCGCCGTATTACGCGGTCATCTTCAGCTCGCAGCGCAGCGACGGGGACGACGCCGGCTACGGCGAGGCGGCCGAGCGCATGGTCGAGCTGGCCGCGCAGCAGCCGGGCTTCCTCGGGGTCGAGTCGACCCGAGGCAGCGACGGCTTCGGCATCACCGTAAGCTATTGGTCCGACGAGGCGGCGATCGCCGCCTGGAAACGGCAGGCCGAACACGCCGCCACCCGCGCCTACGGGCGCGAACATTGGTATCGACATTTCGAGTTGCGCGTGGCCAAGGTCGAACGCGCGTACGGGAGCAAGGGCAAGGCATGA
- a CDS encoding global regulator CLP-associated N-acetyltransferase → MGRIAPSSETAPTVRLAELGDASDVAELLSQLGYPCTRDEAIERIAVLREDPRHDLLLAELDGHACGLIASHTRYSLTRGNLLTRITALVVAQSCYRQGIGRLLLREVERRARRDGVGRVEVASNIRRTDAHDFYRACGYSDGSSVKFVKMLGD, encoded by the coding sequence GTGGGACGCATCGCGCCCTCCTCCGAGACCGCACCGACGGTGCGGCTCGCGGAGCTGGGCGATGCCAGCGATGTCGCCGAGCTGCTCAGCCAGCTCGGTTATCCCTGCACCCGCGATGAGGCCATCGAGCGCATCGCCGTGCTGCGCGAAGACCCACGCCACGACCTGCTGCTGGCCGAACTCGACGGCCACGCCTGTGGCCTGATCGCCAGCCATACCCGCTATTCGCTGACCCGCGGCAACCTGCTGACCCGCATCACCGCCCTGGTGGTGGCCCAGTCCTGCTATCGCCAGGGCATCGGCCGCCTGTTGCTGCGCGAGGTCGAACGCCGCGCCCGCCGCGATGGGGTCGGCCGGGTCGAGGTCGCCAGCAACATCCGCCGCACCGACGCCCACGACTTCTACCGCGCCTGCGGCTATTCCGACGGCTCGTCGGTCAAGTTCGTGAAGATGCTGGGCGATTGA
- a CDS encoding haloacid dehalogenase-like hydrolase: MSAVRPARFPPVRADAPLIVFDFDHTLYDGDSGSHLFAWLIKRSWWRMLLALAIAPVAGPMVAWLKTRRLGISAFVWVGTIGMHRVGSLDAMIDRYVALHTAQIRERLLPIALDVLHHHREQGDHVVIATGAPPELARAILAFVAHEDVPVVGTLVGPRLGALGARRHCHSEMKMRMLRESGFTGPVEAAYSDSSADLPLLKAARKPVVVNPKPARVEMFRRVLPAGTPILNWGCPGRGGDAVSSAAK, from the coding sequence GTGAGCGCGGTCCGTCCCGCGCGTTTTCCGCCGGTGCGCGCGGACGCGCCGCTGATCGTGTTCGATTTCGACCACACCCTGTACGACGGCGACTCCGGCAGCCATCTGTTCGCCTGGCTGATCAAGCGCTCGTGGTGGCGGATGCTGCTGGCGCTGGCGATCGCGCCGGTCGCCGGGCCGATGGTGGCCTGGCTGAAGACGCGCCGCCTCGGCATCTCGGCCTTCGTCTGGGTCGGCACCATCGGCATGCACCGGGTCGGCTCGCTCGACGCGATGATCGACCGCTACGTCGCCCTGCACACCGCGCAGATCCGCGAACGGCTGTTGCCGATCGCGCTCGACGTGCTGCATCACCACCGCGAGCAGGGCGATCACGTGGTGATCGCGACCGGCGCGCCGCCGGAACTGGCGCGCGCCATCCTGGCCTTCGTCGCCCACGAGGACGTGCCGGTGGTCGGCACCCTGGTCGGCCCGCGTCTGGGCGCGCTCGGCGCCCGCCGCCATTGCCATTCCGAGATGAAGATGCGGATGCTGCGCGAGTCCGGCTTCACCGGGCCGGTCGAGGCCGCCTATTCCGACAGCAGCGCCGACCTGCCGCTGCTCAAGGCCGCGCGCAAGCCGGTGGTGGTCAACCCCAAGCCCGCGCGGGTGGAGATGTTCCGGCGCGTGTTGCCGGCCGGCACGCCGATCCTGAACTGGGGTTGCCCGGGGCGGGGCGGGGATGCGGTGTCGTCGGCGGCGAAGTAG
- a CDS encoding sensor histidine kinase, whose product MRLSPRSTSARLALAVTASFLLAFVLLGIGVHYAVSAMLTQDARELVRVDAAGLVEVYRDEGRAALLGELRERIANDEDPDAVYALTATDGRVVAGDYRDLPTHRQGARWVEFTEHGGDGDLRVVAQLQRLPDGTTLLTGTRTRSQDRFLALMLRTALAALLVAATLGALIGWLTSRWVSRRLRHLDDTAVRVGSGELGLRARLDGSDDAFDRLARRFNGMLDRIEELLGGVRHATDHIAHDLRTPLTRLRNRLEELRRRHGAGEADTQLDAAIGETDQLLHSFGALLRLARIEAQPPVHDEPALDLSELVRDAVELYTPIAAERGIALSADLAGAGEARLRGDADQLFQMLVNLLDNAVKYAPVASEVALSLRREGQNLAVRIDDRGPGIPEADRERVFDRFQRMETHRGSPGTGLGLSLVRAIVQRHGGQVGLGDNAPGLRVTLVLPLDPGLR is encoded by the coding sequence ATGCGCCTGAGCCCGCGTTCGACCAGCGCGCGCTTGGCGCTGGCGGTGACCGCCTCGTTCCTGCTCGCCTTCGTGCTGCTCGGCATCGGCGTGCACTACGCGGTCTCGGCGATGCTGACCCAGGACGCGCGCGAACTGGTGCGGGTGGACGCCGCCGGCCTGGTCGAGGTGTATCGCGACGAAGGCCGCGCCGCCTTGCTCGGCGAACTGCGCGAACGCATCGCCAACGACGAAGATCCGGATGCGGTGTACGCGCTGACCGCCACCGACGGCCGTGTCGTCGCTGGCGACTACCGCGACCTGCCCACGCATCGCCAAGGCGCGCGCTGGGTCGAGTTCACCGAACACGGCGGGGACGGCGACCTGCGGGTGGTCGCGCAACTGCAACGCCTGCCCGACGGCACCACGTTGCTGACCGGCACCCGCACCCGCAGCCAGGATCGTTTTCTCGCGCTGATGCTGCGCACCGCCTTGGCGGCCTTGCTGGTCGCGGCCACGCTGGGCGCGCTGATCGGCTGGCTGACTTCGCGTTGGGTCTCGCGCCGGCTGCGCCACCTCGACGACACCGCGGTGCGCGTGGGCAGCGGCGAACTCGGCCTGCGCGCGCGACTCGACGGCAGCGACGACGCCTTCGACCGGCTCGCGCGCCGCTTCAACGGCATGCTCGACCGCATCGAGGAATTGCTCGGCGGCGTGCGCCATGCGACCGACCATATCGCCCACGACCTGCGCACGCCGTTGACCCGCCTGCGCAACCGCCTCGAAGAGCTGCGCCGGCGCCACGGCGCGGGCGAAGCCGATACTCAGCTCGACGCGGCGATCGGCGAAACCGACCAACTGCTTCATTCCTTCGGCGCCCTGCTGCGGCTGGCGCGGATCGAGGCGCAACCGCCGGTGCACGACGAGCCGGCGCTGGACTTGTCCGAGTTGGTGCGCGACGCGGTCGAGCTGTACACGCCGATCGCGGCCGAACGCGGCATCGCGCTCAGCGCGGACCTGGCCGGTGCGGGCGAGGCGCGTTTGCGCGGCGATGCCGATCAGTTGTTCCAGATGTTGGTCAATCTGCTCGACAACGCGGTCAAGTACGCGCCAGTCGCGAGCGAGGTCGCGCTGAGCCTGCGGCGGGAGGGCCAGAACCTGGCCGTGAGGATCGACGACCGCGGCCCCGGCATTCCCGAGGCCGACCGCGAACGGGTGTTCGACCGGTTCCAGCGCATGGAGACGCATCGCGGCTCGCCCGGCACCGGCCTGGGCCTGAGCCTGGTTCGTGCGATCGTGCAGCGCCACGGTGGCCAGGTCGGCCTCGGCGACAACGCGCCGGGATTGCGGGTCACGCTGGTGCTGCCACTCGATCCGGGCCTGCGCTAG
- a CDS encoding (Fe-S)-binding protein, whose protein sequence is MSHDRRPPSADPLVALADRCVQCGLCLPSCPTYGRDRLEAESPRGRIALARAWALDSIAPTPTSDAHLDHCLGCRSCESVCPAGVDYGRLLVLARTRQRDRRPPVWRQRLIEGLAARPRWLAAALSLYRIGHPWLPEAWRSLPRPPRRLPMPATRPQAAAQARAGLFVGCVAGSYESAVRAATVRLCASLGVELDPVAGQGCCGALHEHAGNAAAAQDLAQANRSAFSAHTTVLSLASGCHTALAHSLAPQAQVIDAIAYLDQSGAGMRFRPSQQRIAVHLPCTQRNVVKSVPALRRLLARVPGLQVVELDAGYGCCGAAGSQMLTDPARAAEYRAPLLEQLAHSGASLLLSANIGCRLHLGGGTAIPVQHPLEFLAGLLDDGASEPAVD, encoded by the coding sequence ATGTCGCACGACCGTCGCCCGCCCTCCGCCGATCCCCTGGTGGCTCTGGCCGACCGCTGCGTGCAATGCGGGCTGTGCCTGCCCTCCTGTCCCACTTACGGTCGCGACCGGCTCGAAGCCGAGTCCCCGCGGGGTCGGATCGCCCTGGCCCGGGCCTGGGCCCTGGACAGCATTGCCCCAACCCCGACCTCCGACGCCCATCTCGATCACTGCCTGGGCTGCCGCAGCTGCGAGTCGGTGTGCCCGGCCGGCGTGGATTATGGCCGATTGCTGGTCCTGGCCCGTACCCGCCAGCGCGATCGCCGGCCGCCGGTCTGGCGCCAGCGCCTGATCGAAGGCCTGGCGGCGCGGCCGCGCTGGCTGGCTGCGGCGCTGTCCCTGTACCGGATCGGCCATCCCTGGCTGCCTGAAGCCTGGCGCTCGTTGCCGCGCCCGCCACGACGGCTGCCGATGCCGGCAACACGCCCCCAGGCGGCCGCACAGGCCCGCGCCGGACTGTTCGTGGGCTGCGTGGCCGGTTCCTACGAGAGCGCCGTGCGCGCCGCCACGGTGCGGCTATGCGCCTCGCTCGGCGTCGAACTCGACCCGGTCGCCGGCCAAGGCTGCTGCGGCGCCCTGCACGAGCACGCCGGCAATGCCGCCGCGGCCCAGGACCTGGCCCAGGCCAACCGCAGCGCCTTCTCGGCCCACACTACCGTGCTCAGCCTGGCCAGCGGCTGCCACACCGCGCTGGCGCATTCGCTCGCGCCGCAGGCACAAGTGATCGACGCCATCGCCTACCTCGACCAGTCCGGCGCCGGCATGCGCTTCCGCCCGTCCCAGCAACGCATCGCCGTGCACCTGCCCTGCACCCAGCGCAACGTGGTCAAGTCGGTCCCGGCCTTGCGGCGCTTGCTGGCGCGGGTGCCCGGATTACAGGTGGTCGAACTCGACGCCGGCTACGGCTGCTGCGGCGCGGCCGGCAGCCAGATGCTGACCGACCCGGCGCGTGCGGCCGAATACCGCGCTCCGCTGCTCGAACAATTGGCGCACAGCGGCGCCTCGCTGCTCCTCAGCGCCAACATCGGCTGCCGCCTGCATCTGGGCGGCGGCACTGCGATCCCGGTCCAGCACCCGCTCGAGTTCCTGGCCGGCCTGCTCGACGACGGCGCGAGCGAGCCGGCGGTCGATTAA
- a CDS encoding anthranilate synthase component II yields the protein MSVLMIDNYDSFTYNLVQYLQALGAEVKVIRNDDLSVAEIDRLAPERIMISPGPGTPNDAGVSLDVIRELGPRVPILGVCLGHQSLGQAYGGDVIRAQTIMHGKTSRIRHEGRGVFAGLPDAYQATRYHSLVVSRDSLPDSLEITAWTENEDGSFEEIMGLRHREYPVEGVQFHPESILTEHGHALLKNFLTR from the coding sequence ATGTCCGTTCTGATGATCGACAACTACGACAGCTTCACCTACAACCTCGTGCAGTATCTGCAGGCGCTCGGGGCGGAAGTGAAGGTGATCCGCAACGACGACCTGAGCGTGGCGGAGATCGACCGCTTGGCGCCGGAACGCATCATGATCTCGCCCGGGCCGGGCACGCCGAACGATGCCGGCGTGTCGTTGGACGTGATCCGCGAGCTCGGCCCGCGCGTGCCGATCCTCGGCGTCTGCCTCGGCCACCAGAGCCTCGGCCAGGCCTACGGCGGCGACGTGATCCGCGCCCAGACCATCATGCACGGCAAGACTTCGCGCATCCGCCATGAAGGCCGCGGCGTGTTCGCCGGCCTGCCGGACGCCTACCAGGCCACGCGCTATCACTCGCTGGTGGTGTCGCGCGACAGCCTGCCCGACTCGCTCGAAATCACCGCCTGGACCGAGAACGAGGACGGCAGCTTCGAAGAGATCATGGGCCTGCGCCATCGCGAGTATCCGGTCGAGGGGGTGCAGTTCCACCCCGAGTCGATCCTGACCGAGCACGGCCATGCGCTGCTGAAGAACTTCCTGACCCGATAA
- a CDS encoding endo-1,3-alpha-glucanase family glycosylhydrolase — protein sequence MHAPRSSLLRCAILLATLVIVPSAIARGPDRIRSPLLAPGDAAASALCYPFVQPSPQLLRASGKKVFAWYFPPFQLSTHNELDSKNWYERWLSPTGASSGNLEYLSTGGLLRDRPLPMPKRPEPNWKQLNFEVEIRQAIAMGLDGFILEMSYRQVHSDDRFNRVRDMLAAAKAVDPEFRILLAPGFPKGAQDTPDELAQTLLAVIDHPSVFRLPDGRVPLATFSPERPAKDGGKPILWWQQLLDLLRAQGVEPAWYPMFLSRTAMNSIPNLAEWRATMAGYSIFEGKTASQAASNVSEAVDARKYGLDWIARVAFQDMRVRKSAEKVELRHWESSNSVTLRALFEKAIESDAQMLNILTWNDYGETQVAPSRDRGYAVTDLLAYYTTWFKTGQAPPIARDALYYFHRKHRTDAPYDTGKQTAGPFTIPSGPVAENQVELLAFLTEPGVLSIRQGSDLRTLSAPAGMTSFKAPLVAGTTPQFELSRGNQVVESLTSATPVQASVDYQDMTYYAGGSIECARAL from the coding sequence ATGCACGCTCCACGCTCCTCGTTACTTCGCTGCGCGATTCTTCTGGCGACCTTGGTCATCGTCCCCAGCGCGATCGCGCGCGGCCCGGACCGGATCCGCTCGCCGCTGCTGGCGCCCGGCGACGCCGCCGCCTCGGCGCTGTGCTATCCCTTCGTACAACCGAGCCCGCAACTCCTGCGCGCCTCGGGCAAGAAAGTGTTCGCCTGGTATTTCCCGCCGTTCCAGCTTTCGACCCATAACGAGCTCGACAGCAAAAACTGGTACGAGCGCTGGCTCAGCCCGACCGGCGCCAGCAGCGGCAACCTGGAATACCTCAGCACCGGCGGACTGCTGCGCGACCGCCCGCTGCCGATGCCGAAACGTCCGGAGCCGAACTGGAAACAGCTGAACTTCGAGGTCGAGATCCGCCAGGCCATCGCCATGGGGCTCGACGGTTTCATCCTGGAAATGTCGTACCGGCAGGTCCATTCCGACGACCGCTTCAATCGCGTGCGCGACATGCTGGCCGCGGCCAAGGCGGTCGACCCGGAGTTCCGCATCCTGCTCGCGCCCGGCTTCCCAAAGGGCGCGCAGGACACGCCCGACGAACTGGCGCAGACCCTGTTGGCGGTGATCGACCACCCTTCGGTGTTCCGCCTGCCCGACGGCCGCGTGCCGCTGGCGACGTTCTCGCCGGAGCGGCCGGCCAAGGACGGCGGCAAGCCGATCCTGTGGTGGCAACAATTGCTCGACCTGCTGCGCGCGCAAGGCGTCGAGCCGGCCTGGTATCCGATGTTCCTGTCGCGCACGGCGATGAACTCGATCCCGAACCTGGCCGAGTGGCGCGCGACCATGGCCGGCTATTCGATCTTCGAAGGCAAGACCGCCAGCCAGGCCGCATCCAACGTCAGCGAGGCGGTGGACGCGCGCAAATACGGGCTGGACTGGATCGCGCGGGTCGCGTTCCAGGACATGCGCGTGCGCAAGAGTGCCGAGAAAGTCGAACTGCGCCATTGGGAGTCGTCCAACAGCGTCACCCTGCGCGCTTTGTTCGAGAAAGCCATCGAGAGCGATGCGCAGATGCTCAACATCCTCACCTGGAACGATTACGGCGAAACCCAGGTCGCTCCGTCGCGCGATCGCGGCTACGCGGTGACCGATCTGCTGGCCTATTACACGACCTGGTTCAAGACCGGCCAGGCGCCGCCGATCGCCCGCGACGCTTTGTACTACTTCCATCGCAAGCACCGGACCGACGCGCCCTACGACACCGGCAAACAGACCGCGGGCCCGTTCACCATTCCGTCCGGCCCGGTCGCCGAGAACCAGGTCGAACTGCTCGCGTTCCTGACCGAGCCCGGCGTGCTCAGCATCCGCCAGGGCAGCGATCTGCGGACCTTGTCGGCCCCGGCCGGCATGACCTCGTTCAAGGCGCCCCTGGTCGCGGGCACGACGCCGCAGTTCGAGCTCAGCCGCGGCAATCAAGTGGTCGAGTCGTTGACCAGCGCAACGCCGGTCCAGGCGTCGGTGGACTACCAGGACATGACCTACTACGCCGGCGGCAGCATCGAGTGCGCGCGTGCGTTGTAG